From Paraburkholderia fungorum, the proteins below share one genomic window:
- a CDS encoding DMT family transporter has translation MLASLIAAVFVVLWSTGFVVARAITPYADPNLFLLARFGGTALIFALAALVTRAAWPTGRDLGKHLLAGALLQGVYLGAGYWAVAQGMSAGVMALLGALQPLATAAVAAPLFGERLSRRGWTGMALGLAGVVLVLEPRLTVAAPVAQHGHAPGWLVVLISIVAVIAITAGTLFQKTSLAKADIRTASAVQNFGAAIVAAVLAMALGEHRWIASTTLWASLAWGIVMLSGISVTLLVWMVRRGDAARATALMFLAPPLAALEGYVGFGEMLLPVQIGGFVLALVGVLLARS, from the coding sequence ATGCTTGCTTCCCTGATCGCCGCCGTCTTTGTCGTTCTTTGGTCGACCGGTTTCGTGGTCGCCCGTGCGATCACCCCCTACGCCGACCCCAACCTGTTTCTACTCGCGCGCTTCGGCGGCACGGCGCTGATATTCGCGCTTGCCGCGCTGGTCACGCGTGCCGCCTGGCCGACGGGACGCGACCTCGGCAAGCATCTGCTCGCGGGCGCCCTGCTTCAGGGCGTGTACCTCGGCGCCGGCTACTGGGCCGTCGCGCAGGGCATGAGCGCGGGCGTGATGGCTCTGCTCGGCGCGTTGCAGCCGCTCGCGACCGCGGCCGTCGCCGCGCCGCTGTTCGGCGAGCGTCTGTCGCGGCGCGGCTGGACCGGCATGGCGCTCGGCCTCGCGGGCGTCGTGCTGGTGCTCGAACCCAGGCTGACCGTGGCCGCGCCCGTTGCACAGCATGGGCATGCACCGGGCTGGCTGGTCGTGCTTATCTCGATCGTCGCGGTCATCGCTATCACGGCAGGTACGTTGTTCCAGAAGACCTCGCTGGCGAAGGCCGATATCCGCACGGCGAGCGCGGTGCAGAACTTCGGCGCGGCAATCGTCGCGGCCGTGCTGGCGATGGCGCTTGGCGAACATCGCTGGATTGCATCGACGACGCTGTGGGCGTCGCTGGCGTGGGGCATCGTGATGCTGTCCGGCATCAGCGTGACCTTGCTGGTCTGGATGGTCAGACGCGGCGATGCGGCACGCGCCACCGCGCTGATGTTTCTCGCGCCGCCGCTTGCGGCGCTTGAAGGGTATGTGGGCTTTGGGGAAATGCTGTTGCCGGTGCAGATTGGGGGGTTTGTGCTGGCGTTGGTGGGGGTTTTGCTGGCGCGGTCGTGA
- a CDS encoding ABC1 kinase family protein has translation MPPLFRRLLLLFHALRYGARLIWLAAPQGHKLHWLIEMVGRVHASGNSGRGLQGVLPALGPLASRFAQTLAERPELASGTLHDAIDAIDHMEAPLPPRESEEALARAFGHPLAAIFSAVDLVPVRTGFAEQTHFARLLTPVKGHSEVAIKLVRADQLQQIGDELALLRWVARWLEKLSGSARRLQLRKLAQSFSDDIQRRFDLRAEAANLSQTGHHFDGDKRIVVPDVIWDLCTNHTLTMQRINTLPASDLPGLHAHHVKLAPLAAHIVEVVTEQAFEHGFFHATLDARRVRVSIEPDTLGRLVLAEFSIMSTLSTGEREFFVHGATALFDQDYGRLADMHRDAGHVPHDTRTEMLEAELRTRAEAHFAANPEDRSAGSLFHHLLHSVHPFDGAVSGRLATAQRSFHQAEMLARALHPGVDTWNITRGVLAGIAQRDVDHRGWIKRISRELPHLAHMLPRVPQLAVRYLQHEHDRARTPQQNARLIADIGREYRRTRTLLWACAVCGGVLGAGAVLLMW, from the coding sequence ATGCCGCCACTGTTTCGCCGTCTATTGCTGCTGTTCCACGCGCTGCGTTACGGCGCGCGCCTGATCTGGCTTGCCGCGCCGCAGGGGCACAAGCTGCACTGGCTCATCGAAATGGTCGGCCGCGTGCATGCATCGGGCAACAGCGGCCGCGGTCTGCAAGGCGTGCTGCCTGCGCTCGGTCCGCTGGCGAGCCGGTTTGCACAGACGCTCGCCGAGCGTCCCGAACTCGCGTCCGGCACGTTGCATGATGCAATCGACGCAATCGATCACATGGAAGCGCCTCTGCCGCCGCGCGAATCCGAAGAAGCGCTGGCGCGCGCATTCGGGCATCCGCTGGCGGCGATCTTCAGCGCCGTCGATCTCGTGCCGGTGCGCACCGGCTTCGCCGAGCAGACCCATTTCGCGCGCCTCCTTACGCCGGTCAAAGGGCATAGCGAAGTGGCGATCAAACTGGTACGCGCCGACCAGTTGCAGCAAATCGGCGACGAACTCGCGCTCTTGCGCTGGGTTGCCCGATGGCTCGAAAAACTCTCCGGCTCCGCACGCCGCCTGCAACTGCGCAAACTCGCGCAAAGCTTTTCGGACGACATCCAGCGCCGCTTCGATCTGCGCGCCGAAGCCGCCAACCTGAGTCAGACCGGCCATCATTTCGACGGCGACAAACGGATCGTCGTGCCGGACGTGATCTGGGATCTCTGCACCAACCACACGCTGACCATGCAGCGCATCAACACGTTGCCCGCGAGCGATCTGCCTGGCCTGCATGCACATCATGTGAAGCTCGCGCCGCTGGCCGCGCATATCGTCGAAGTCGTGACCGAGCAGGCGTTCGAGCACGGCTTCTTTCACGCGACGCTCGATGCGCGCCGGGTGCGCGTGAGCATCGAACCGGACACGCTGGGGCGGCTCGTGCTGGCGGAATTCTCGATCATGTCGACGCTCTCCACCGGCGAGCGCGAGTTCTTCGTGCATGGCGCGACCGCGCTGTTCGACCAGGACTACGGACGTCTCGCCGACATGCATCGCGATGCCGGGCATGTTCCTCACGACACGCGCACGGAGATGCTCGAAGCCGAATTGCGCACGCGCGCCGAAGCCCACTTCGCAGCGAATCCCGAAGACCGCTCGGCGGGTTCGCTGTTTCACCATCTGCTGCACTCAGTGCATCCGTTCGACGGCGCCGTGTCCGGCCGTCTCGCCACCGCGCAGCGCTCGTTTCATCAGGCGGAGATGCTGGCGCGCGCGCTGCATCCGGGCGTCGATACGTGGAACATCACGCGTGGCGTGCTGGCCGGAATCGCGCAACGCGATGTCGATCATCGCGGCTGGATCAAGCGGATTTCGCGCGAGTTGCCGCATCTCGCGCATATGCTGCCGCGCGTGCCGCAACTGGCGGTGCGCTATTTGCAGCACGAGCATGACCGCGCGCGGACTCCGCAGCAGAACGCCAGGTTGATCGCGGATATCGGGCGCGAATACCGGCGCACGAGGACGTTGTTGTGGGCGTGCGCCGTGTGTGGCGGAGTGCTCGGGGCCGGGGCCGTTTTGCTGATGTGGTGA
- a CDS encoding DeoR/GlpR family DNA-binding transcription regulator, producing MLAEQRHQYILAQVAKTGALSVAELVRELNVSRETIRRDLNALAGRGLLVTTHGGALSSDRREPDLDTREAANAGAKRAIGERAAEYVPDGASLIIDSGSTTQAVARALLDRHRLAVYTNDWRIALLLGRRNDNRITLLGGELSDIEDATFGLDTVHQLTQYHADFAFIGAGGISPDGYLTDYSRMAAEVRSRMIAAADTVVVVADHSKFGRVTPVRINGIESARYLVTELAPERALGKAITAHGPEIVIA from the coding sequence ATGCTTGCAGAACAACGTCACCAATACATCCTCGCTCAAGTCGCCAAAACGGGCGCGCTCTCGGTCGCTGAACTGGTGCGTGAACTGAACGTATCGCGCGAAACCATCCGCCGCGATCTGAACGCGCTGGCCGGGCGCGGACTGCTCGTCACGACGCACGGCGGCGCGCTCTCGAGCGACCGCCGCGAGCCCGACCTCGACACGCGTGAAGCCGCGAACGCCGGCGCAAAGCGCGCGATCGGCGAGCGCGCGGCGGAGTACGTGCCCGACGGCGCATCGCTGATCATCGACTCGGGCAGCACCACCCAGGCCGTGGCGCGCGCGCTGCTCGACCGCCACCGGCTCGCGGTCTATACCAACGACTGGCGCATCGCGCTGCTGCTCGGCCGCCGCAACGACAACCGCATCACGCTGCTGGGCGGCGAGCTTTCCGATATCGAAGACGCCACCTTCGGACTCGACACGGTCCATCAACTGACGCAGTACCACGCGGACTTCGCGTTCATCGGCGCGGGCGGGATTTCGCCGGACGGTTATCTGACCGACTACAGCCGCATGGCCGCCGAAGTGCGCAGCCGCATGATCGCCGCCGCCGACACGGTGGTGGTGGTCGCCGATCATTCGAAGTTCGGCCGCGTGACGCCGGTGCGTATCAACGGTATCGAGTCGGCGCGCTATCTGGTCACCGAACTGGCGCCCGAGCGCGCGCTCGGCAAAGCGATCACCGCGCACGGTCCTGAAATCGTGATCGCCTGA
- the phnS gene encoding 2-aminoethylphosphonate ABC transporter substrate-binding protein has translation MTKTNSLQVTAGFARKLLPALVAAAAFGGMAVQAHAADAVVLYTADGLENLYKDVLPAFEKKEGVKVNIVTAGSGEVVNRATIEKDQPKADVIVTLPPFIQQADQAGLLQAYQSANYKNVPAIAKAPNGAWATFVNNYFSFAINPDVTKNQPKTFADLLHPDFSGKVAYSNPATAGDGMAVIILTSSLMGEDKAFDYLKKLEQSAKFHTKGTGYLDVLLSRNEIAVANGDLQMDLDDAANGGLSLKPVFLAAAPGGQPTTFQLPYAIGLIKGGPNQAEGKKLIDYLMSTDVQAKVPDIFGIPGRTDVPLAGKNGEAVKQAITGVKLIPVDWNQVMAKKADWTTRWKNDVIGSSGKQLEVVKPK, from the coding sequence ATGACAAAGACGAATTCCCTTCAAGTCACGGCCGGTTTCGCACGCAAGCTGTTGCCGGCGCTGGTCGCCGCGGCTGCGTTCGGCGGCATGGCAGTGCAGGCTCACGCGGCCGACGCCGTGGTGCTGTACACCGCCGACGGCCTGGAGAACCTCTACAAGGACGTGCTGCCGGCTTTCGAAAAGAAAGAAGGCGTGAAGGTCAACATCGTCACGGCGGGCAGCGGTGAAGTAGTGAACCGCGCGACCATCGAGAAGGACCAGCCGAAGGCCGACGTGATCGTCACGTTGCCGCCGTTCATCCAGCAAGCCGATCAGGCTGGATTGCTGCAGGCTTACCAGAGCGCCAACTACAAGAACGTGCCGGCCATCGCGAAGGCGCCGAACGGTGCGTGGGCGACTTTCGTGAACAACTACTTCTCGTTCGCGATCAACCCGGACGTCACGAAGAACCAGCCGAAGACGTTCGCCGATCTGCTGCACCCGGATTTCAGCGGCAAGGTCGCGTATTCGAACCCGGCGACGGCGGGCGACGGCATGGCCGTGATCATCCTGACGTCGTCGCTGATGGGTGAAGACAAGGCGTTCGATTATCTGAAGAAGCTCGAACAGAGCGCCAAGTTCCACACCAAGGGCACGGGCTATCTCGACGTGCTGTTGTCGCGCAACGAAATCGCGGTGGCCAACGGCGATCTGCAAATGGATCTCGACGATGCAGCAAATGGCGGCCTGTCGCTCAAGCCGGTGTTCCTCGCTGCCGCCCCCGGCGGTCAGCCGACCACGTTCCAGTTGCCGTACGCGATCGGCCTGATCAAGGGCGGCCCGAACCAGGCTGAAGGCAAGAAGCTGATCGACTATCTGATGTCGACGGACGTGCAGGCCAAGGTGCCGGACATCTTCGGCATTCCGGGCCGTACCGACGTGCCGCTCGCCGGCAAGAACGGCGAAGCCGTCAAGCAGGCAATTACGGGCGTGAAGCTGATTCCGGTGGACTGGAACCAGGTGATGGCGAAGAAGGCGGACTGGACCACGCGCTGGAAGAACGACGTGATCGGTTCGTCGGGCAAGCAGCTCGAAGTGGTCAAGCCGAAGTAA
- the phnT gene encoding 2-aminoethylphosphonate ABC transport system ATP-binding subunit PhnT, with protein sequence MNTASLAQPGALGASPDALARSTTPGGVQIDHLTVRFGSRTVLDDLSLTIQRGELLTVLGRSGCGKTTLLRFIAGFIEADGLSGTLTVAGHDLTHVPPHKRNLGLLFQSYALFPHLSVFDNVAFGLRARRTPSKDVARRVADALKLVQLGDAGHVMPAQLSGGMQQRVALARALVIEPDVLLLDEPLSALDANLRASVRSELKALHERLPNLTIVCVTHDQDDALVLSDRTLLMREGRIAQLGTPQQLYDTPADGFVARYLGAANLLSPQVAFSMDDVRYNERDRVACLRPEALRIVPLGEGQLHGAIASVEWYGAVLSVSVVLDAMPNEPVLVTMQRGHGMMPEKGARVSLRYEADDVVLINR encoded by the coding sequence GTGAATACCGCCAGTCTTGCTCAACCTGGCGCGCTCGGCGCCTCACCGGACGCGCTCGCGCGTTCGACTACGCCGGGCGGCGTGCAGATCGACCATCTGACGGTGCGCTTCGGTTCGCGCACGGTGCTCGACGATCTGTCGTTGACCATCCAGCGCGGCGAATTGCTGACGGTGCTCGGCCGCAGCGGTTGCGGCAAGACCACGCTGCTGCGTTTCATCGCCGGGTTTATCGAAGCAGATGGACTGTCCGGCACGTTGACCGTGGCTGGCCACGATCTCACGCACGTGCCGCCGCATAAGCGCAACCTCGGTCTGCTGTTTCAGAGCTATGCGCTGTTCCCGCATCTGTCGGTGTTCGACAACGTCGCGTTCGGTTTGCGCGCGCGTCGCACGCCGTCGAAAGACGTCGCACGCCGTGTCGCCGATGCTTTGAAGCTCGTGCAACTCGGCGACGCCGGTCATGTGATGCCCGCGCAACTGTCGGGCGGCATGCAACAACGTGTGGCGCTGGCCCGCGCGCTCGTGATCGAGCCAGACGTGTTGTTGCTCGACGAACCTCTTTCCGCACTCGACGCCAATCTGCGCGCATCGGTGCGTTCCGAACTGAAGGCGCTGCACGAGCGACTGCCGAATCTGACGATCGTCTGCGTGACGCACGATCAGGACGACGCGCTCGTGCTGTCCGACCGCACGCTGCTGATGCGCGAAGGCCGCATCGCGCAACTCGGCACGCCGCAGCAGTTGTACGACACCCCCGCCGACGGCTTTGTCGCGCGCTACCTGGGCGCGGCGAATCTGCTGTCGCCGCAGGTCGCGTTCAGCATGGACGACGTGCGCTATAACGAGCGCGACCGGGTGGCGTGTCTGCGTCCCGAGGCGCTGCGCATCGTGCCACTCGGCGAAGGGCAGTTGCATGGCGCGATCGCGTCGGTCGAATGGTATGGCGCGGTGTTGTCGGTGTCGGTCGTGCTCGACGCGATGCCCAACGAACCGGTGCTCGTCACCATGCAGCGCGGCCACGGCATGATGCCGGAGAAGGGCGCGCGTGTTTCCCTGCGTTATGAGGCTGACGATGTCGTCCTTATCAACCGCTAA
- a CDS encoding 2-aminoethylphosphonate ABC transporter permease subunit — MSSLSTANVSAPLSAAESQADSQADVQAEAEAQARRDASAASHTAAVKRRERAAQWHLLFLAVVVLGPLVIYPLVRLVMLSLTGSHGISVQAYSTFFGNPETRGVIGTTLWILFASAGLASLLGVALASILFFKPFPGARMVTRFLELFVAFPSFLVAFTLIFLYGSQGSVSIGLQRLFHLQEPPLNFLFGVGGVILAEVVFYAPFVVRPTLASFALLDRRLIEAARSLGANGVMVAFKVILPLAWPGIAAGTILCFLLTLNEFGILLVLGSAHLITLPVAIYSSATVDLDLPTAAAGAVVMLLMSLSLYALYRQVNRRQLKGAGNGR, encoded by the coding sequence ATGTCGTCCTTATCAACCGCTAATGTGTCTGCGCCGCTGAGCGCGGCCGAATCGCAGGCCGATAGTCAGGCCGATGTTCAGGCCGAAGCCGAAGCCCAGGCTCGCCGCGACGCGAGCGCCGCGTCACACACCGCGGCCGTCAAACGGCGCGAACGCGCGGCGCAGTGGCATCTGCTGTTTCTCGCGGTGGTGGTGCTCGGGCCGCTGGTTATCTATCCGCTGGTGCGCCTGGTGATGCTGAGCCTGACCGGTTCGCACGGTATCAGCGTGCAGGCGTATTCGACGTTCTTCGGCAACCCCGAAACGCGCGGCGTGATCGGCACGACGCTGTGGATTCTGTTCGCCAGCGCCGGTCTTGCGTCGTTGCTCGGCGTGGCGCTCGCGTCGATCCTGTTCTTCAAGCCGTTCCCGGGCGCACGCATGGTCACGCGCTTTCTCGAACTGTTCGTCGCGTTTCCGTCGTTCCTGGTCGCGTTCACGCTGATCTTCCTGTACGGCTCGCAAGGCTCGGTCAGTATCGGCTTGCAGCGGCTGTTTCATTTGCAGGAGCCGCCGCTGAACTTTCTGTTCGGTGTCGGCGGCGTGATTCTCGCGGAAGTCGTGTTCTACGCGCCGTTCGTCGTGCGTCCCACGCTGGCGTCGTTCGCGTTGCTGGATCGTCGTTTGATCGAAGCTGCGCGCAGCCTCGGCGCGAACGGCGTGATGGTCGCGTTCAAGGTGATCCTGCCGCTCGCGTGGCCGGGCATCGCGGCGGGCACGATCCTCTGTTTTCTGTTGACGCTCAACGAGTTCGGCATCCTGCTCGTGCTCGGCAGCGCGCATCTGATCACGTTGCCGGTGGCGATCTACAGTTCCGCCACCGTCGACCTCGATCTGCCGACCGCCGCCGCAGGCGCTGTCGTGATGCTGCTGATGTCTTTGTCGCTGTATGCGTTGTACCGCCAGGTCAACCGTCGCCAACTGAAAGGAGCGGGCAATGGCCGTTGA
- the phnV gene encoding 2-aminoethylphosphonate ABC transport system, membrane component PhnV: MAVELDPTVLPVMHKKARPVRHSLLTRMLSGLFLGFPALLCFWLFVLPVLVVALSSVAAHWSGTMLPDGFSMRWFERLGSSDFDALTTSLEVGMGVAVLGTILGLWLALALEGRDRRGLGAFVDTIAMMPNGVPSVVLGLAVLIAYHKRPIDLSSSAAIVVFVQLALVLPFCYRCAAAALRPELTILREAAASLGAPPSMVLRRVVLPQLVPAIRASLALGFALSLGELGATLTVYPPGFATVPIVVVGQVERGYYLPASALSLILLLVSLAALLLIAARAPRRRID; this comes from the coding sequence ATGGCCGTTGAACTCGACCCGACCGTATTGCCGGTCATGCATAAAAAGGCGCGGCCGGTGCGTCACAGCCTGCTCACGCGGATGCTAAGCGGCCTGTTCCTCGGCTTTCCCGCGTTGCTGTGCTTCTGGCTGTTCGTGTTGCCGGTGCTGGTCGTCGCGCTCTCCAGCGTGGCCGCGCACTGGTCCGGCACGATGCTGCCCGACGGTTTCAGCATGCGCTGGTTCGAACGCCTCGGTTCGAGCGACTTCGATGCGCTGACCACCAGCCTCGAAGTCGGCATGGGCGTCGCGGTGCTCGGCACGATTCTCGGGCTGTGGCTCGCGCTGGCGCTCGAAGGACGCGACCGCCGCGGCCTGGGCGCTTTCGTCGACACCATCGCGATGATGCCCAACGGCGTGCCGAGCGTGGTGCTCGGGCTGGCCGTGCTGATCGCGTATCACAAGCGGCCGATCGATCTGTCCAGTTCTGCCGCGATCGTCGTGTTCGTGCAGTTGGCTCTCGTGCTGCCGTTCTGCTACCGCTGCGCCGCCGCCGCGCTGCGCCCGGAACTGACGATTCTGCGCGAAGCGGCCGCGAGCCTCGGTGCACCGCCGTCGATGGTGTTGCGCCGTGTCGTGCTGCCGCAACTCGTGCCGGCGATCCGTGCGAGTCTCGCGCTGGGCTTCGCGCTGTCGCTCGGCGAACTCGGCGCCACGCTTACCGTGTATCCGCCGGGCTTCGCGACGGTGCCGATCGTCGTCGTCGGCCAGGTGGAGCGCGGCTATTACCTGCCGGCCTCCGCGCTGTCGCTGATTCTGCTGCTGGTTTCGCTGGCCGCGCTGTTGCTGATCGCCGCGCGCGCGCCGCGTCGCCGGATCGACTGA
- a CDS encoding phosphonate utilization associated transcriptional regulator yields MTENMQSAGVDPIDVVRRHSLTTLVRDEIERHIVEGMLAPGDKLNEADWAARLQVSRGPVREAFRALEQAGLVRTEKNRGVFVRTVTLAEAAEIYTVRAVLEQAACRMLAANIDARKLAVLRDWVDAMRAAVDVQDHDAYARANVAFHDALVASAGNLKLYETYRRLVSELSLFRRAALAVQADALERSLTEHRAILTALASRDADHAAALMHAHVHGGLQRAHAACEPAGALEAVRMPASSASSVSPDG; encoded by the coding sequence ATGACCGAAAATATGCAATCTGCCGGGGTTGATCCCATCGACGTGGTGCGCCGGCATTCGCTGACAACGCTGGTCCGGGACGAAATCGAGCGGCATATCGTCGAAGGCATGCTCGCGCCGGGCGACAAGCTCAACGAAGCCGATTGGGCGGCGCGGCTGCAGGTGTCGCGCGGGCCGGTGCGCGAGGCGTTTCGCGCGCTGGAACAGGCCGGACTCGTGCGCACCGAGAAGAACCGTGGGGTGTTCGTGCGCACGGTGACGCTCGCGGAAGCCGCTGAGATTTACACGGTGCGCGCGGTGCTCGAACAGGCGGCGTGCCGGATGCTGGCAGCGAATATCGACGCTCGCAAGCTCGCGGTGCTGCGCGATTGGGTCGACGCGATGCGCGCCGCGGTCGATGTACAGGATCACGACGCGTACGCCCGCGCGAACGTCGCGTTTCACGACGCGCTGGTGGCGTCGGCGGGCAATCTGAAGCTGTACGAGACGTATCGACGGCTGGTGAGCGAATTGAGCCTGTTCCGCCGCGCCGCGCTGGCCGTGCAGGCGGACGCGCTGGAGCGCTCGCTGACCGAGCATCGCGCGATTCTGACGGCGCTGGCTTCACGCGACGCCGACCATGCCGCCGCGCTGATGCACGCACATGTGCACGGCGGCTTGCAGCGCGCTCACGCGGCGTGCGAACCGGCGGGGGCGCTCGAAGCGGTGCGGATGCCGGCTTCATCGGCTTCATCCGTTTCGCCGGACGGTTGA
- a CDS encoding LysR family transcriptional regulator has translation MDTLQNMRVFVRVVEAGSFTAAAQSLNSTTGAMSRAVSELEAHLRTRLLNRSTRRLALTTAGERYLKRSQQILADVDTAEEEASCAHERPSGALRMHSFASIGQHYVLPAVSRYRALYPEVTVELTLSQRMPDLFEGSADVAVIGASTLPNSDLVSLPLGTTFSILCASPAYVRTHGAPQKPGDLAHHECLILHTPAFPPHEWVLDGPNGSEMMEVNGPVHVNIAESLIVAIREGMGIGMVPLYAAISGLRDGTLVRVLPDYTLQKMNVYALYPSRKFIDAKTRTWVEFLRTHLPKVIARDEALLAEVGREDSEEAVVVVDSAGNAADGDAPGVTQS, from the coding sequence ATGGATACGTTACAAAATATGCGGGTGTTCGTGCGCGTGGTTGAAGCCGGCAGTTTTACCGCCGCCGCGCAGTCGCTCAATTCGACGACGGGCGCCATGTCCCGCGCAGTCTCCGAACTCGAAGCGCACTTGCGCACCCGTCTGCTGAACCGGTCCACGCGACGGCTTGCGCTAACCACGGCGGGCGAGCGTTATCTGAAGCGATCGCAGCAGATACTTGCCGATGTCGACACGGCCGAGGAAGAAGCGAGTTGCGCGCACGAGCGTCCGAGTGGCGCGCTGCGGATGCACAGTTTTGCCAGCATCGGCCAGCATTACGTGTTGCCTGCCGTTTCGCGTTATCGCGCGTTGTATCCGGAGGTGACGGTCGAACTGACGCTGTCGCAGCGCATGCCAGATCTTTTCGAAGGTAGCGCGGATGTCGCGGTGATCGGGGCTTCCACTCTGCCTAATTCGGATCTCGTGTCGCTCCCGCTGGGGACGACGTTCAGCATTTTGTGCGCGTCGCCGGCTTATGTGCGTACACACGGCGCGCCGCAGAAACCGGGCGATCTGGCGCATCACGAGTGCCTGATTCTGCACACGCCGGCGTTTCCCCCGCACGAGTGGGTGCTCGACGGCCCGAATGGCAGCGAAATGATGGAGGTGAATGGGCCCGTGCATGTGAACATCGCGGAGTCGTTGATTGTGGCGATTCGCGAGGGAATGGGGATTGGCATGGTGCCGTTGTATGCGGCGATTTCCGGGTTGCGCGACGGCACATTAGTGCGCGTGTTGCCGGACTATACGCTGCAGAAGATGAACGTTTATGCGCTGTACCCGTCGCGTAAGTTCATCGACGCAAAAACACGCACGTGGGTGGAGTTCTTGCGTACCCATCTGCCAAAAGTCATCGCACGCGACGAGGCGTTGCTTGCTGAGGTTGGCCGCGAGGATTCTGAGGAGGCAGTTGTTGTAGTTGATAGTGCCGGTAACGCTGCGGATGGCGACGCACCGGGAGTAACTCAGAGTTGA